A region of Methanocorpusculum labreanum Z DNA encodes the following proteins:
- the pth2 gene encoding peptidyl-tRNA hydrolase Pth2, giving the protein MKGGEEEFKYKQCLILRSDLKLSCGKMCAQAAHASIGAYEKASLADKKEWLREGQKKVALKAPSERALYELKVVAEMHGVPVSLIVDAGYTEIPPGTVTALGIGPAKAEIINKITGHLPLL; this is encoded by the coding sequence ATGAAAGGCGGAGAAGAAGAATTCAAATATAAACAGTGCCTCATCCTCAGAAGCGACCTAAAACTCAGCTGCGGAAAAATGTGTGCCCAGGCAGCCCATGCCTCGATTGGCGCCTACGAAAAAGCCTCCCTTGCCGACAAAAAAGAATGGCTCCGGGAAGGCCAGAAAAAAGTCGCCCTCAAAGCCCCAAGCGAACGTGCCCTCTACGAACTCAAAGTCGTCGCCGAAATGCACGGCGTCCCCGTCTCTTTGATCGTTGACGCCGGCTACACCGAAATCCCCCCGGGAACGGTCACGGCGCTTGGAATAGGACCCGCAAAAGCCGAAATCATCAATAAAATAACCGGACACCTCCCCCTCCTCTGA
- the truD gene encoding tRNA pseudouridine(13) synthase TruD — translation MKPSTHPLEIDLGMRYYATSQPGIGGRLRTTPEDFVVEELPITFTNTGPYTICKLTKRSWEHQHAMHEITNRLRISQKRIGWAGTKDKNAVTTQYISLYNVPAEAAANLNIKDMTIEPVATHQFSLGLGNLLGNRFKITLRDCEPNDLAKNTAEISGEIAAGIPNYYGLQRFGALKPVTHKMGYHILRKEFKEAVDLYVGGCFPYESEQVQTARKNFAETGDAKTALYELPPWLSYERIMLDSLAKNPGDYGAALQAMPPKLLSMFVSAYQSWLFNIALSKRCEENAPLNEPRVGEHLEFTNGRVDTVTEKNIATARQHMKRGRCFIVGWMPGKTLPVAPGPLEETMFAQMEKDNISMQSFADATEFVKTNFDGAHRRISLATEVETAVFENNVQLNFVLPPGHYATTVAREFMQAAPEKMV, via the coding sequence ATGAAACCATCCACCCACCCCCTCGAAATCGACCTCGGCATGCGGTACTACGCCACCAGCCAGCCCGGAATCGGCGGACGTCTCCGAACCACCCCCGAAGACTTCGTCGTCGAAGAACTGCCCATCACCTTCACCAACACCGGCCCCTACACCATCTGCAAACTCACCAAACGCTCCTGGGAACACCAGCACGCCATGCACGAAATCACCAACCGGCTGCGCATCAGCCAGAAACGCATCGGATGGGCAGGCACCAAAGACAAAAACGCCGTCACCACCCAGTACATCTCCCTCTACAACGTCCCCGCCGAAGCCGCCGCCAACCTCAACATCAAAGACATGACCATCGAACCGGTCGCGACCCACCAGTTCTCCCTCGGCCTTGGAAACCTCCTTGGAAACAGATTCAAGATCACCCTTCGGGACTGCGAACCGAACGATCTCGCAAAAAACACCGCTGAAATCTCCGGCGAAATCGCTGCAGGAATCCCCAACTACTACGGACTCCAGAGATTCGGCGCCCTCAAACCCGTCACCCACAAAATGGGTTACCACATCCTCAGAAAAGAATTCAAAGAAGCCGTCGATCTCTACGTCGGAGGCTGCTTCCCCTACGAATCCGAACAGGTCCAAACCGCCCGCAAAAACTTCGCCGAGACCGGCGACGCAAAAACCGCCCTCTACGAACTGCCGCCCTGGCTCTCGTATGAGCGGATCATGCTCGACTCCCTCGCCAAAAACCCCGGCGACTACGGAGCGGCCCTTCAGGCAATGCCCCCAAAACTCCTCTCCATGTTCGTCTCGGCATACCAGTCCTGGCTCTTCAACATCGCCCTTTCCAAACGGTGCGAAGAAAACGCCCCCCTCAACGAGCCGAGAGTCGGCGAACACCTCGAATTCACCAACGGACGCGTCGACACCGTCACCGAGAAAAACATCGCGACCGCCCGCCAGCACATGAAACGCGGCCGATGCTTCATCGTCGGCTGGATGCCCGGAAAGACCCTGCCCGTGGCCCCCGGTCCTCTCGAAGAAACGATGTTTGCCCAGATGGAAAAGGACAACATCTCCATGCAGAGCTTTGCCGACGCAACAGAGTTTGTAAAAACCAACTTCGACGGCGCCCACCGAAGGATCTCCCTCGCAACCGAAGTAGAAACCGCGGTGTTTGAAAACAACGTGCAGCTGAACTTCGTTCTGCCGCCCGGCCATTATGCGACCACCGTCGCACGGGAGTTCATGCAGGCCGCTCCCGAAAAAATGGTCTGA